The following are encoded together in the Xanthomonas vesicatoria ATCC 35937 genome:
- the map gene encoding type I methionyl aminopeptidase: MIKRPDEIALMAISGQLLAQVFHALDRLPLEGRSTLELNTIVERMIVDELDARPASKGQYGFEFVLNASIDDVVCHGVPSADDVLRSGQIVNLDITLEKNGFIADSSTTYLVGEVAYPVRRLVQTAYQAMWKGIAAVRPGARLGDIGHAIARHARDHGYSVVKEYCGHGIGRAMHEEPQILHYGHAGTGLALQEGMVFTIEPMINQGRAAIRSQPDQWPVYTRDGKLSAQFEHTVAVTRTGVRVLTLRPDETPLCPVE, from the coding sequence ATGATCAAGCGGCCGGATGAGATCGCATTGATGGCGATCTCCGGGCAGCTGCTGGCGCAGGTCTTTCATGCGCTGGATCGGCTGCCGCTGGAGGGACGCAGCACGCTGGAGCTCAACACCATTGTCGAACGGATGATTGTGGACGAGCTCGACGCGCGGCCTGCGAGCAAGGGGCAGTACGGATTCGAATTCGTGCTCAATGCATCGATCGACGACGTGGTCTGCCACGGTGTGCCATCGGCGGACGATGTGCTACGCAGCGGGCAGATCGTGAATCTGGACATCACGCTGGAAAAGAATGGCTTTATCGCCGATTCCAGCACGACGTATCTGGTGGGCGAGGTCGCCTATCCGGTGCGGCGGCTGGTGCAGACCGCCTATCAGGCGATGTGGAAAGGCATCGCTGCGGTGCGGCCCGGTGCGCGCCTGGGCGATATCGGGCATGCCATTGCGCGGCATGCGCGCGACCACGGCTATAGCGTGGTCAAGGAGTATTGTGGGCACGGCATCGGACGCGCGATGCATGAAGAACCGCAGATCCTGCATTACGGCCACGCGGGAACCGGCTTGGCGTTGCAGGAAGGCATGGTGTTCACCATCGAACCAATGATCAATCAGGGCCGCGCGGCGATCCGTTCGCAGCCTGACCAGTGGCCGGTGTACACACGCGATGGCAAGCTGTCGGCGCAGTTCGAACACACGGTGGCGGTGACGCGCACCGGCGTGCGCGTGCTCACGCTGCGGCCCGACGAAACGCCGCTGTGCCCGGTAGAGTGA
- a CDS encoding DUF2946 family protein, producing the protein MMQRLACLALLLLLVAPLVSRSLSNAAGFLDGPLCHSQPWQAGVRAAAGGDAHAAQWSAGAQVGTAKRWLSAEHDLHQADGGHVPTCEYCLLAARLLPYLLMACVLFAPSRGVLAPERLAAAPRLAARRLAHAPRGPPLFA; encoded by the coding sequence ATGATGCAGCGCCTGGCTTGCCTGGCGCTGTTGCTGTTGCTGGTCGCGCCGTTGGTAAGCCGCTCGCTCTCGAACGCCGCCGGCTTCCTGGACGGGCCGCTTTGCCACAGCCAACCCTGGCAAGCGGGTGTGAGGGCTGCGGCGGGTGGCGATGCACATGCTGCGCAGTGGTCAGCAGGCGCGCAGGTTGGGACAGCCAAGCGATGGCTGAGCGCCGAACACGATCTGCATCAGGCCGATGGCGGTCATGTGCCCACGTGCGAGTACTGCCTGCTCGCGGCGCGGCTGTTGCCGTATCTGTTGATGGCGTGCGTGCTGTTTGCGCCCAGTCGCGGCGTGCTTGCGCCTGAGCGTTTGGCCGCCGCGCCTCGATTAGCCGCACGCAGGCTGGCACATGCGCCACGTGGTCCACCGCTGTTTGCCTGA
- a CDS encoding Rid family hydrolase has protein sequence MTTRDVVFPQARHALYERHRYSPAVRADGLMFVAGQVGSREDGSPEPDLDAEIARAFANLDAILGAAGCTSQDVVDVTLFMVNPDVVFDAAWERWASYWGPAPYPTVTAVGVTWLAGFRFEIKVVVKLPSAAP, from the coding sequence ATGACCACACGTGACGTTGTTTTTCCGCAGGCCCGCCATGCGCTGTATGAGCGCCATCGTTATTCGCCGGCGGTGCGTGCCGATGGCTTGATGTTCGTTGCCGGTCAGGTCGGCAGCCGCGAGGACGGTTCACCCGAGCCGGACCTGGACGCAGAGATCGCGCGGGCGTTCGCCAATCTCGACGCCATCCTCGGCGCCGCCGGCTGCACATCGCAGGACGTCGTCGACGTCACCTTATTCATGGTCAACCCCGACGTGGTGTTCGACGCGGCGTGGGAGCGGTGGGCCAGCTATTGGGGCCCGGCGCCCTACCCCACCGTCACCGCGGTCGGCGTGACCTGGCTGGCCGGCTTCCGGTTCGAGATCAAGGTAGTGGTGAAATTGCCCAGCGCCGCCCCGTGA
- a CDS encoding DUF6566 family protein, which produces MFPSISREIATCAVSSSATGTRDRPMSRQSRFETTTYRDHEIRVRVEQASPTAKWTLWVDVYANGGSKRLPRINDQAETWDTYQDAIAQGFLAGRQLIDKQRETADA; this is translated from the coding sequence ATGTTTCCTTCAATCTCACGCGAGATTGCAACCTGCGCTGTAAGTTCGAGCGCGACAGGAACCCGAGACCGTCCGATGAGCAGACAGAGCCGCTTCGAAACGACCACGTACCGTGATCATGAGATCCGCGTACGCGTCGAACAGGCTTCGCCCACCGCTAAGTGGACTTTGTGGGTGGACGTTTACGCCAACGGCGGAAGCAAGCGCCTGCCACGCATTAACGACCAAGCCGAGACCTGGGATACCTACCAGGACGCGATCGCGCAGGGATTTCTTGCAGGGCGCCAGCTGATCGATAAGCAGCGTGAGACAGCGGATGCGTGA
- a CDS encoding DNA/RNA non-specific endonuclease, with protein MRFRTFFAVLLLTAFSAAAQAQVVTLNKGGYTLRYDCTNHTALRYEYVLQADTGSAARPSSFNLDTELPSGCAGQTSTASYASVRTGYDRGHLVTSNHMDYNATYIRRANLMSNIVPQVSSFNQGIWVRAENVAECYRDIASVQVYGGVIYSDTSNDYFLSSHGIRTPDFFWKTIITANPGGGTRAISWLIPNSASLGSLDSYIVSIDELEDLYGASTIGITAPAAVKAMLPATTWPQPSNCDLG; from the coding sequence ATGCGCTTTAGGACCTTCTTCGCCGTTCTGCTTCTCACCGCCTTCAGTGCCGCAGCTCAGGCGCAGGTCGTCACCCTCAACAAGGGCGGCTATACGCTGCGCTACGACTGCACCAACCACACCGCGCTGCGCTACGAGTACGTCCTGCAAGCCGATACCGGATCGGCCGCGCGCCCCTCCAGTTTCAACCTGGACACCGAGCTGCCGAGCGGCTGCGCCGGACAAACGTCCACCGCCTCGTATGCCAGCGTGCGCACCGGCTACGACCGCGGCCACCTGGTGACCTCCAACCATATGGATTACAACGCGACCTACATCCGTCGCGCCAACCTGATGTCCAACATCGTGCCGCAGGTGTCCAGCTTCAACCAGGGCATCTGGGTGCGCGCAGAAAACGTGGCCGAGTGCTACCGCGATATCGCCAGTGTGCAGGTCTATGGCGGGGTGATCTACAGCGATACCAGCAACGACTATTTCCTGAGCAGCCACGGCATTCGGACGCCGGACTTCTTCTGGAAGACCATCATCACCGCCAACCCGGGCGGCGGCACGCGCGCCATCAGCTGGTTGATTCCCAACAGTGCCAGTCTGGGTTCGCTGGACAGCTACATCGTCAGCATCGACGAGCTTGAAGACCTGTACGGTGCCAGCACCATCGGCATCACCGCGCCGGCCGCCGTCAAGGCGATGCTGCCCGCCACCACCTGGCCGCAACCGAGCAACTGCGACCTGGGCTGA
- a CDS encoding copper chaperone PCu(A)C — protein sequence MKVHLLMASALSVLSMVACERTPAPEANPAPAAEAPASTAAPTPEPVVVASGAWSRATPPGAPVAGGYLTLRNQSATPDRLVAVESPASAQVEIHEMTMDAGVMKMRHLEQGLVLPPGKDVVLGNGGTHLMFIAPHAPFEQGKPVVATLVFEHAPRVEVQFDVRPMGASAPDAGSHDAHMH from the coding sequence ATGAAAGTGCATCTACTGATGGCGAGTGCGTTGTCTGTCTTGTCGATGGTGGCCTGCGAGCGCACACCTGCGCCCGAGGCCAACCCGGCACCCGCTGCCGAGGCACCTGCTTCGACTGCGGCGCCGACGCCGGAGCCTGTCGTGGTGGCGAGCGGGGCGTGGTCGCGTGCAACGCCACCGGGCGCGCCAGTGGCAGGTGGCTACCTCACCTTGCGGAATCAGTCGGCAACGCCGGATCGTCTGGTGGCGGTGGAATCGCCAGCCAGTGCACAGGTGGAAATCCATGAGATGACGATGGATGCGGGCGTGATGAAGATGCGCCATCTGGAACAGGGGCTGGTCTTGCCGCCGGGCAAAGACGTGGTGCTGGGTAATGGCGGCACGCATTTGATGTTCATCGCGCCGCACGCGCCGTTCGAACAAGGCAAGCCGGTGGTGGCCACGCTGGTGTTTGAGCATGCACCGCGCGTCGAGGTGCAGTTCGACGTTCGCCCGATGGGCGCATCGGCGCCCGATGCCGGGTCGCATGACGCGCATATGCACTAG
- a CDS encoding cysteine hydrolase family protein, with translation MSKAVIVIDLQNDYFPGGKLPLSEIEPAAANALAVIANARITRVPVLHVRHEAAADAAFFVAGSRGAQIHDTVSPHDGEVVIVKRHVNAFRETLLAQQLQQHGVTDVVIVGAMSHMCVDACVRAASDLGYTVTVLHDACATMDLDFGDTKVPAAHVHATMMAAFQFGYAAVRSTRDYLQAQ, from the coding sequence ATGAGCAAGGCCGTCATTGTCATCGATCTGCAGAACGATTATTTCCCCGGCGGGAAACTGCCGTTGAGCGAGATCGAGCCTGCGGCCGCAAACGCATTGGCGGTAATCGCCAATGCGCGCATTACGCGCGTTCCGGTATTGCATGTGCGTCACGAGGCGGCTGCAGATGCCGCGTTCTTTGTGGCCGGTTCGCGAGGCGCGCAGATCCACGATACGGTTTCGCCACACGATGGCGAAGTGGTCATCGTCAAGCGGCACGTCAATGCTTTTCGCGAGACGCTGCTTGCGCAGCAACTGCAGCAACATGGTGTAACGGACGTGGTGATTGTTGGCGCGATGAGCCACATGTGCGTGGATGCCTGCGTGCGCGCTGCCTCCGACTTGGGCTACACGGTGACGGTGCTGCACGATGCCTGCGCCACGATGGATCTGGATTTCGGTGACACCAAGGTGCCGGCGGCACACGTGCATGCGACGATGATGGCCGCGTTTCAGTTTGGCTATGCGGCGGTGCGATCCACGCGGGACTACCTGCAGGCTCAGTGA
- a CDS encoding GlxA family transcriptional regulator: protein MTLKQGIEIGVVLYADAQQAAVLGLTDLFTVANRLAGTRGTAQGAAIRVTHWQQATPTAVPSCVFESDTHVGARLCALILPPSLVDVPDEQRNAGLIDWLRRQHARGAMLCSVCAGAFLLAGTGVVDGRRMTTHWLHADALQQRFPAIRVDSDEMLIDEGDIMSAGGVMSWTDLGLRLVDRLLGPAIMLETARVMLVDPPGRQQRYYSVFSPRLTHGDAAILRVQHWLQQTGAQDVALTSLAAQAGLEARTFLRRFQKATGMTSTEYGQRLRIGRARALLEANVLTIDAIAWEVGYQESAAFRKVFKRTLGLSPSDYRRRFAGASSARAS from the coding sequence ATGACACTCAAGCAAGGGATCGAGATTGGCGTGGTGTTGTATGCCGATGCGCAGCAGGCGGCCGTGCTCGGACTGACCGATCTGTTTACGGTGGCTAATCGGCTCGCGGGCACGCGCGGTACAGCGCAGGGCGCGGCAATCCGGGTCACGCATTGGCAGCAGGCAACACCCACCGCGGTGCCGTCATGTGTATTTGAGAGCGACACACACGTCGGCGCGCGCCTTTGCGCGTTGATCCTGCCGCCAAGTTTGGTCGATGTGCCTGATGAGCAGCGCAACGCTGGCCTGATCGACTGGCTGCGCAGACAGCATGCCCGGGGCGCGATGCTGTGCTCGGTATGCGCGGGGGCATTCCTGCTGGCCGGCACTGGCGTCGTGGACGGACGTCGCATGACCACGCACTGGCTACACGCAGACGCGCTGCAGCAGCGCTTTCCGGCGATCCGTGTGGACTCGGACGAAATGCTGATCGATGAGGGCGATATCATGTCCGCAGGTGGTGTGATGTCCTGGACCGACCTGGGTCTGCGGTTGGTGGACCGCCTGCTGGGACCGGCGATCATGCTGGAAACCGCACGTGTGATGCTGGTGGACCCGCCGGGCCGGCAGCAGCGCTATTACAGCGTGTTTTCCCCGCGTTTGACGCATGGCGACGCGGCTATCTTGAGGGTGCAGCACTGGCTGCAGCAGACCGGCGCGCAGGATGTGGCGCTGACCAGTCTGGCCGCACAGGCGGGACTGGAGGCACGCACCTTCTTGCGTCGGTTCCAGAAGGCCACCGGCATGACCAGCACTGAATATGGCCAGCGGCTGCGGATCGGCCGGGCACGAGCCTTGCTGGAAGCAAACGTACTGACCATCGACGCGATTGCGTGGGAGGTCGGCTACCAGGAGTCGGCGGCGTTTCGCAAGGTATTCAAGCGCACTCTTGGGCTGTCGCCCAGCGACTATCGGCGGCGATTTGCAGGCGCAAGCAGTGCCCGGGCGAGCTGA
- a CDS encoding DUF1653 domain-containing protein — translation MDTLPPLPTITLGEYRHFKGGRYEVLGIVRSSETLEPLVLYRPLDSEIGLWVRPYAMFVEQVDVEGMMRARFALVT, via the coding sequence ATGGACACCTTGCCGCCTTTACCCACCATTACGTTGGGCGAGTATCGCCACTTCAAGGGCGGGCGATATGAGGTGCTGGGGATTGTGCGCAGTAGCGAAACGCTGGAGCCGCTGGTGCTGTATCGGCCGCTGGACAGCGAGATCGGCCTGTGGGTGCGGCCTTACGCGATGTTCGTTGAACAGGTGGACGTGGAGGGCATGATGCGGGCGCGCTTTGCGCTGGTGACGTGA
- a CDS encoding winged helix-turn-helix transcriptional regulator translates to METSKAPCCGVARFFQLLEGPWASLIVRELLAGPRRFTELRQALQGISAHTLTSRLRQFEASGLVVRTAYAQTPPRVVYELTPLGEGLRGVFDALREWGESVPAQATTVIQPTDGVAMSMREIAAGCPLAKS, encoded by the coding sequence ATGGAAACGTCAAAGGCTCCGTGTTGTGGTGTGGCACGTTTTTTTCAATTGCTGGAGGGCCCTTGGGCGTCGCTGATCGTGCGCGAGCTGCTTGCCGGGCCGCGCCGGTTCACCGAACTCAGGCAGGCATTGCAAGGCATCAGCGCACATACGCTGACCAGCCGCCTGCGGCAGTTTGAGGCCTCCGGTCTGGTGGTACGCACCGCGTACGCGCAGACGCCGCCGCGCGTGGTGTACGAACTCACGCCATTGGGCGAAGGGCTGCGCGGCGTCTTCGATGCACTGCGCGAATGGGGCGAGTCGGTGCCGGCGCAAGCCACGACGGTCATCCAACCAACGGATGGCGTGGCAATGAGCATGCGGGAGATTGCCGCCGGCTGCCCGCTCGCCAAGTCCTGA
- a CDS encoding ParD-like family protein, which yields MGIVNIDDDLHDQLRRACTVTSRSINAQANFWIKVGMLCEMHPDSSFQDIVAQELRAAGVRPQALKPPTAKPGRA from the coding sequence ATGGGCATCGTCAATATCGATGACGACCTGCACGATCAACTGCGGCGCGCTTGTACCGTCACCAGCCGGTCGATCAACGCGCAGGCCAATTTCTGGATCAAGGTCGGCATGTTGTGCGAGATGCATCCGGACTCTTCGTTCCAGGACATCGTGGCGCAGGAGCTGCGTGCGGCGGGGGTAAGGCCGCAAGCCTTGAAGCCGCCCACCGCAAAGCCAGGGCGCGCATGA
- a CDS encoding SCO family protein translates to MKLITYACAPAAERSSPAAHGAEWNGRHKAALNGRICIRMRSMRLVWKRRLSQVMLGCLVCIVAGCGQWGSGAAPNGADLSAMARGMDFYLYDTEGTPRPLRSFRGRALVLFFGFTHCPDVCPTTLARAAQVKRKLGADAAKVQFAFATLDPQRDKPNVLRTYVRAFDPDFIGLTGSEGDIRVAAGNLKVSYAKVPMGPTYTIDHSTRSFLFDRDGQLRVGLAHAQTVDSVVHDIRQVL, encoded by the coding sequence ATGAAACTCATCACCTATGCGTGCGCACCCGCTGCCGAGCGCAGCTCGCCTGCAGCGCATGGTGCGGAATGGAACGGCAGACACAAGGCCGCTCTCAACGGAAGGATATGCATCAGGATGCGATCAATGCGATTAGTGTGGAAGCGACGATTGTCGCAGGTGATGCTGGGGTGTCTGGTCTGCATAGTGGCCGGATGTGGGCAATGGGGCAGTGGGGCTGCTCCCAATGGTGCAGATCTGAGCGCGATGGCGCGCGGAATGGATTTTTACCTGTACGACACCGAAGGCACGCCACGGCCATTGCGCAGTTTCCGTGGCAGGGCGTTGGTGCTGTTCTTCGGCTTCACCCATTGCCCGGATGTATGCCCGACGACGCTGGCGCGTGCGGCGCAGGTCAAGCGCAAGCTGGGTGCGGATGCCGCGAAGGTGCAGTTCGCGTTTGCCACACTGGATCCGCAACGCGATAAGCCAAACGTGCTCAGGACCTACGTGAGGGCATTCGATCCGGACTTTATCGGCTTGACCGGTAGCGAGGGCGATATCCGCGTGGCCGCGGGCAATCTCAAGGTGAGCTATGCAAAGGTGCCGATGGGCCCGACGTACACCATCGATCACTCGACCCGCAGTTTTCTCTTCGATCGCGACGGACAGCTGCGCGTGGGCCTGGCCCACGCGCAGACGGTGGACTCGGTTGTGCACGATATCCGGCAAGTGCTCTGA
- a CDS encoding chloride channel protein gives MQPQPHTILPAQPSTTAQWRRPVEWLRRQLRANDLWFIGLAALVGLVAATLMVLQAGIAHALQAWLYGLGPDARLSTATSITPTQLLVLPLGGLLVGLVALMARRRKRPLVDAVEANALHGGRMSMRDNLIVAVQTLLSNGFGASVGLEATYTQMGSGAGSQLGRILRVRRADMRTLVGAGAAGAIAGAFGAPLAGAFYAFEIVIGAYTPSALAPVAAAALAGAFMASALGAAPYSLPAAVAYQLQPRDYAIYVALGLVCALIGIAVMRLVAGIERSVGRINLPLWGRPVIGGLLLIPLAMYSPQVLSSGHGALHLDMTSTTTLQVLATLLVLKCIASGISLGFGFRGGLFFASLFMGSLVGSLFAVGVNLLVGAAAVDVTSAALVGMAALAAAIVGAPMTMAMLILEGTHDFVLASAVMAAVLVANTVVRQVFGYSFSTWRLHLRGENIRSARDVGWVRHLSAGKMMRKDANHTAQDISVGDFRRRFPLGSTQRVVLEDAAGHYAGVVPLAVLYADNVQPDAPVSDYAKHRDAALLADTDIVAIMKVFDATQADELAVIDTERRVLGVLSEGFVRKRYAEELEKRERELMGERTSGDD, from the coding sequence ATGCAGCCACAGCCCCACACTATCCTTCCTGCGCAGCCGTCTACTACCGCGCAGTGGCGCCGACCCGTCGAGTGGTTGCGCCGGCAGTTGCGTGCCAACGATCTGTGGTTCATCGGTCTGGCGGCCCTGGTGGGGTTGGTGGCTGCCACATTGATGGTGCTGCAGGCCGGGATCGCGCACGCGTTGCAGGCCTGGTTGTACGGGTTGGGGCCGGATGCACGGCTCAGCACGGCAACCTCGATCACGCCCACGCAATTGCTGGTGCTACCGCTGGGCGGGCTGCTGGTGGGCCTGGTGGCGTTGATGGCGCGCCGGCGCAAGCGGCCGCTGGTGGATGCGGTGGAAGCCAATGCGCTGCACGGCGGGCGCATGTCGATGCGCGACAACCTGATCGTGGCGGTGCAGACCTTGCTGTCCAACGGCTTCGGCGCATCGGTCGGGTTGGAGGCGACCTATACGCAAATGGGATCCGGCGCCGGCTCGCAGCTCGGTCGCATCCTGCGGGTGCGCCGCGCGGACATGCGCACCCTGGTTGGCGCCGGAGCGGCGGGTGCCATCGCCGGCGCCTTCGGTGCACCGCTGGCCGGTGCGTTCTATGCGTTCGAGATCGTGATCGGCGCCTATACGCCCTCGGCGTTGGCTCCGGTGGCGGCGGCGGCACTGGCCGGTGCGTTCATGGCCAGCGCGCTAGGTGCAGCGCCGTACTCGTTACCAGCGGCGGTGGCGTACCAGTTGCAGCCCCGCGACTACGCGATCTACGTTGCGCTGGGGTTGGTGTGCGCGTTGATCGGCATCGCCGTGATGCGCCTGGTGGCCGGTATCGAACGCAGCGTGGGGCGTATCAATCTGCCGCTGTGGGGCCGCCCGGTCATCGGCGGGTTGCTGCTGATTCCGTTGGCGATGTATTCGCCGCAAGTGCTGTCCTCCGGCCACGGCGCGTTGCACCTGGATATGACCAGCACCACCACCTTGCAGGTGCTGGCTACGCTGTTGGTGCTCAAGTGCATTGCCTCTGGCATTTCGCTGGGTTTCGGCTTCCGCGGCGGGTTGTTCTTTGCGTCCCTGTTCATGGGCTCGTTGGTCGGCAGTCTGTTCGCGGTAGGCGTGAACCTGTTGGTAGGTGCCGCGGCGGTGGATGTCACCAGCGCGGCGCTGGTGGGTATGGCCGCCCTTGCGGCGGCGATCGTGGGCGCACCGATGACCATGGCGATGCTGATCCTGGAGGGCACGCACGACTTTGTACTGGCCAGCGCGGTGATGGCGGCAGTGTTGGTGGCCAATACGGTGGTGCGCCAGGTATTCGGCTATTCGTTTTCGACCTGGCGGCTGCATCTGCGTGGCGAAAACATCCGCAGCGCACGCGACGTGGGCTGGGTACGCCATCTGTCGGCCGGCAAGATGATGCGCAAGGATGCCAACCACACCGCGCAGGACATCAGCGTCGGCGACTTTCGGCGCCGCTTTCCGCTGGGTTCGACCCAGCGCGTAGTGCTGGAAGATGCGGCCGGGCACTATGCCGGCGTGGTGCCGCTGGCGGTGCTGTATGCCGACAACGTACAGCCGGATGCACCGGTGAGTGACTACGCCAAACATCGCGATGCGGCGTTGCTGGCAGACACCGACATCGTGGCGATCATGAAGGTCTTCGATGCGACGCAGGCCGATGAGCTGGCGGTGATCGATACCGAGCGCCGGGTGCTGGGCGTGTTGTCCGAAGGGTTCGTGCGCAAGCGCTACGCCGAAGAACTGGAAAAACGCGAGCGCGAATTGATGGGCGAGCGGACCAGCGGCGACGACTAA
- a CDS encoding NmrA family NAD(P)-binding protein, with amino-acid sequence MTYIIHGATGAQGAPLLNVLLQAGKHAVAAVRNANAAAGPSVQIDNGSTQSLTEAYRSAHGVFVHLPQAPEDVRVAYATNIVQAIAAAKPARVLISTSGSIVDEPGNPLQAAPDSAIALLIDGVQRSGVSNAIIAPRLYLENLLLPIVIDGVHANGVPGYPIREDFPVSWSSHLDIADVAAQLFEQPAISGVVGIGQLPGLLGADLAAAMTKHFKRDVHFRPVQPEAFGEQLQPLLGPAAMAVAGFYQALWQTPANTITPATSAQQLLGSTPRSVEQWLQDLLGT; translated from the coding sequence ATGACTTACATCATCCATGGCGCCACCGGCGCACAAGGCGCCCCGCTGCTCAACGTGCTGTTGCAGGCCGGCAAGCACGCTGTGGCCGCAGTACGCAACGCCAACGCGGCTGCCGGTCCTTCGGTGCAGATCGATAATGGCTCGACCCAGTCGTTGACCGAGGCCTATCGCAGCGCGCACGGCGTCTTCGTGCACCTGCCTCAAGCGCCCGAAGACGTGCGCGTGGCCTACGCCACCAACATCGTCCAGGCCATTGCCGCCGCAAAGCCTGCGCGTGTGCTGATTTCCACCAGCGGCAGCATCGTCGACGAGCCGGGCAACCCCTTGCAGGCAGCCCCCGACTCGGCGATCGCCCTGCTGATCGATGGCGTGCAACGCAGCGGCGTCTCCAACGCCATCATCGCCCCGCGCCTGTATCTGGAAAACCTGCTGCTGCCCATCGTTATCGACGGCGTGCACGCCAACGGCGTCCCCGGTTACCCGATCCGGGAGGATTTCCCGGTGTCCTGGAGCTCGCACCTGGACATCGCCGACGTCGCTGCGCAGCTATTCGAGCAGCCCGCCATCAGCGGCGTGGTCGGCATCGGCCAGCTACCTGGCCTGCTGGGCGCAGACCTTGCCGCAGCAATGACCAAACACTTCAAGCGCGATGTCCACTTCCGGCCTGTGCAACCCGAAGCCTTCGGCGAGCAACTGCAACCCCTGCTCGGCCCCGCTGCCATGGCCGTCGCCGGGTTCTACCAAGCCCTTTGGCAAACCCCTGCCAATACCATCACCCCCGCCACCAGTGCCCAGCAATTGCTGGGTAGCACACCGCGCAGCGTTGAGCAGTGGTTACAAGATCTGCTCGGCACATGA